The Coffea eugenioides isolate CCC68of chromosome 8, Ceug_1.0, whole genome shotgun sequence genome has a segment encoding these proteins:
- the LOC113781044 gene encoding boron transporter 4-like encodes MEQLSTPLQGVTNDIKGRLSCYKNDWLDACGSGVRILAPTAYIFFASALPVIAFGEQLSRETDGSLSTVETLTSTALCGVIHSVFGGQPLLILGVAEPTIIMYTYLYNFAKGRPEMGQGLFLAWAGWVCVWTAILLFLLAIFNAANIISRFTRIAGELFGMLITVLFLQEAIKGLVSEFTIPKGENPTSEAYQFQWLYANGLLAVIFSIGVMITALKSRRARSWQYGTGWLRGLIADYGVPCIVVLWTALSYSVPEKVPDGVPRRLFSPLFWDPESLHHWTVMKDMARVPVGYIFAAFIPALMIAGLYFFDHSVASQLAQQKEFNLQKPSAYHYDLLLLGFLTLLCGLLGLPPSNGVLPQSPMHTRSLAVLKKQLIRKRMVKSAKECMKQQASHTEIYGKMHAVFVEMDPASLTAVDKELENLKDAVLKHEDGKDANGTFDPEKCVDANLPVRVNEQRVSNLLQSVLVGLSVFAMPLIKMIPTSVLWGYFAYMAIDSLPGSQFFERMLLLFIPPGRRFKVLEGAHASFVESVPFKIIAAFTLFQFVYLLICFGITWIPIAGVLFPVPFFILISLREHVLPKFFSPHDLQELDAAEYDEVAGNPFHRKRSLNIREDESQPDTEDYDAFDWSPDEVLDEMTTNRGELKRRSQNFNERQYQVYPEGPGYSNS; translated from the exons ATGGAGCAACTTAGTACTCCATTACAGGGAGTCACTAATGATATCAAAGGAAGGTTATCATGCTATAAAAATGACTGGCTTGATGCCTGTGGTTCTGGTGTAAG GATACTGGCTCCCACTGCTTACATATTCTTTGCATCAGCTCTTCCTGTTATTGCCTTTGGAGAGCAATTGAGCAGAGAAACAG ATGGAAGCTTGAGCACCGTGGAGACTCTCACTTCCACTGCTCTTTGTGGTGTCATCCACTCTGTTTTTGGTGGACAGCCTCTCTTGATTTTAGGAGTTGCAGAACCAACAATTATTATGTATACTTACTTGTACAATTTTGCCAAGGGTAGGCCAGAGATGGGGCAGGGGCTGTTTCTAGCATGGGCAGGATG GGTCTGCGTTTGGACTGCCATCCTGCTCTTCCTTCTTGCAATATTCAATGCTGCCAATATTATCTCTAGATTTACAAGGATTGCAGGGGAACTTTTTGGCATGCTTATTACTGTTCTTTTTTTGCAAGAAGCTATTAAG GGTTTGGTGAGTGAGTTTACCATTCCTAAAGGTGAAAATCCCACATCAGAAGCCTACCAGTTCCAATGGCTTTATGCAAATGGGTTATTGGCAGTTATCTTCTCGATTGGTGTGATGATCACTGCTTTGAAGAGTAGGAGAGCTAGGTCTTGGCAATATGGTACAG GATGGCTTCGAGGTCTCATTGCGGACTACGGTGTTCCCTGCATTGTTGTGCTATGGACAGCGTTGTCTTATAGTGTACCTGAAAAAGTTCCTGATGGAGTTCCCAGGAGGctcttttctcctcttttttgGGATCCTGAATCATTGCACCACTGGACGGTTATGAAG GATATGGCAAGGGTTCCTGTTGGATACATCTTTGCTGCCTTTATACCTGCTTTAATGATAGCAGGTCTATACTTTTTCGACCACAGTGTAGCTTCACAGTTGGCACAGCAGAAAGAATTCAATCTTCAAAAACCATCTGCCTATCATTACGATCTCTTACTTCTCGGCTTCCTG aCATTGCTTTGCGGGCTGCTGGGACTTCCTCCTTCAAATGGGGTCCTTCCACAGTCACCCATGCATACCAGGAGCCTTGCAGTCCTCAAGAAGCAG TTGATTCGTAAAAGAATGGTAAAGAGTGCGAAAGAATGCATGAAGCAACAAGCAAGCCACACAGAGATCTATGGAAAGATGCATGCTGTTTTTGTGGAGATGGACCCTGCTTCGCTT ACTGCTGTGGACAAAGAATTGGAGAACCTGAAAGATGCAGTCTTGAAACATGAAGATGGAAAAGATGCAAATGGGACGTTTGATCCAGAAAAATGCGTTGATGCAAACTTGCCAGTCCGAGTGAATGAGCAAAGAGTGAGCAACTTGTTGCAGTCCGTGCTTGTGGGCCTCTCTGTATTTGCTATGCCTTTGATCAAGATGATTCCTACATCAGTTCTCTGGGGATATTTTGCATACATGGCCATTGACAGTCTCCCCGGTAGCCAGTTCTTTGAGAGGATGTTGCTACTCTTCATTCCTCCTGGTCGACGTTTCAA ggtCTTAGAAGGAGCACATGCTTCATTTGTGGAGTCTGTGCCGTTCAAAATCATTGCAGCATTCACTCTGTTCCAGTTTGTATATCTTTTGATTTGTTTTGGTATAACATGGATACCAATTGCTGGAGTGCTCTTCCCAGTACCGTTCTTCATTCTTATAAGTTTAAGAGAACATGTCCTTCCCAAGTTCTTCTCTCCTCATGATCTTCAAGAACTAGATGCGGCTGAGTATGATGAAGTCGCTGGAAATCCATTCCACCGCAAAAGGAGTCTGAATATCAGG GAAGATGAGTCACAGCCTGATACTGAAGATTACGATGCTTTTGATTGGTCACCTGATGAGGTATTGGATGAGATGACAACCAACAGGGGTGAATTGAAGCGCAGGTCTCAAAACTTCAATGAAAGGCAATACCAG GTTTATCCAGAAGGCCCGGGATATAGTAACAGCTAA